TTTGACCTCTGGGTGACCTCGACCCACGTGACTGAAAGGGTCACGCACGGGTCCATTTGTGTGGTTCTAGTACTACAGATGTGTAACCGGTGGctctattttaattattgtaacTCAGGTTTATGGACTAGTCACCAGGTTCAGCTACAGAGCTCAATTGTTGTGgggaaaaaacaccaaattaaaTAGTTCAGTTTTTAAGAGTTTTACTGGGATTCGACAAAAATCAAtcaagatcacacacacatatttataatgaataataaacttgAAGGTGGACAGTCATCCGTGTGGTtcaccctgtgggcagctctcCATCTGATATCAAGTGGTGCTCCATGTGATCATCTGCTTCATTAACGTTAACCTGCTACTCAGTCGGACTGACAAAACATTTGTTATCCTTTGGGATGTTTCACATGCAAAACGTTGTtttttgaatattaaatatactatttttttcttcactccctctttcagctcctcctccaggaatgaagtacagcttgataagcccctccctcttcctcctgctctcaaacacaggcggctgcactctgtccacacacttcctggttccctcccactagagctgacacgccccgttcactgaaccgtcacatgttgttcacatcagaagtcaaagcagagtcgcttctgaggaagtgaaactcagacagtcgttgctcctgagaggtgaaatggagcagaaaggagttcagctggatcgggaaaccttctcttgttccatctgtctggatctcctgaaggatccggtgactattccctgtggacacagctactgcatgaactgtattaaagcccactgggaggaagaggaggggaagaaactcctcagctgccctcagtgtaggcagaccttcacactgaggcctgtcctgctgaagaacaccatgttggcagctctagtggagcagctgaagaagactggactccaagctgctcctgctgatcactgctatgctggagctgaagatgtggcctgtgatgtctgcactgggaggagactgaaggccttcaagtcctgtctggtgtgtctggcttctTACTGTGAGAAACACCTTCAGCGTCATTATGATTCACCTCcattaaagaaacacaagctggtggagccctccaaccagctccaggagaacatctgctctcgtcataaagaggagatgaagatctTCTGCAGTACTGAGCAGCAGTGTATCTGCTACCTCTGCTTAATGGATGAACATAAAGGCCACGACAcagtctcagctgcagcagaaaggaccgagaggcagagagagctggaggggagtcgactcaacatccagcagagaatccaggaccgagagaaagacctgaagctgctccatcaggaggtggaggccctcaacctctctgctgataaaacagtggaggacagtgagaagatcttcactgagctgatccggctcatggagaacagaagctctgacgtgaagcagcaggtcagatcccggcagagaactgaagtgagtcgagtccaagagcttcaggagaagctggagcaggagatcactgagctgaagaggaacgaggctgagctgaagctgctgtcacacacagaggatctcAAGCAGTTTTACCCACTACTCCACacccctcactgtcaccacgctgagtctacacactcgtccggcatcgatatccgtcctctgagacactttgaggacgtgacggcggctgtgtcagaagtcagagataaactacaggacgttctgggggacaagtggacaaacgtctcactggcagtgactgaagtggacgttttactgtctccttcacaagcagagcccgagaccagagctggattcttaaggtattcatgtgacatcactctggatccaaacacagcaaacacacgtctgttatTATCTGATGGGAACAGAAAAGCAACATTAATGAGTAAAGAACAGTCTTATTCTAGTCACTCAGAGAGGTTCACTACAAGGTGGCAGGTCCTgagtagagagagtctgactggacgttgttactgggaggtgaagtggagaggaggagtttaTGTAGCCGTCTCATACAAGAATATCAGCAGAACAGGGAGCATGGATGAATGTGGGTTTGGATACAATAATAAATCTTGGGCGTTACGTTGTGACAATGACAGTTTTATATTTCttcacaacaaagtccaaactcccgtctctggtcctcagtcctccagattaggagtgtacctggatcacagagcaggtgttctgtccttctacagcgtctctgacaccatgactctcctccacagagtccagaccacattcactcagcctctctatgcTGGACTTTGGTTGTTTTATTCTCATGGAGTCACTGCTGAGTTCAGTAAACTCAAATAGACAGAAGTGAGTTCAGGGACATCTGGTTAATGTCTGTGTTTTAAGTcttaaacttattttgtttccatcatCGTTGCTGAGCAgacttttcttcacctgtcaatcaaaccttgtgggcgggacttgtccatcttctccttgttgtgtaggtgtctgagttcctgtaggtggcgctccttcctgtgtgtgttgagtcatggaggctctcactgctcatgatgctctttgtttacctgaactcatatttatctgcagggaaatgtaaaatgctctgagctctaaatgatgaatattgttattgatatattctttaatttaagtttctcttcctctgcatgggtcttaaagagagaaagcaccagAGCTTCTTTATAGGAGGTATTTTGTTCTTAGAACTTCATGCAAATTAttctataaatacatttgtgagactaaatgttgttgttgttgttttcccaatcaacgtacacatgatgtactgtgttgcattataaaataaagtatcaTAATCAATCAGTAAATCTCTCATCGTTCTTTTCCATAACTGAGGTGGTGGTCCAACACGTCTCACAGACTTCACTGAAGGTTTCATGTGACGTTCAGGTTCTTTCCGTGCGTCGGCTTCACTTCTCAAACCCGGAGGTCGGCTCCTCTGGAGGTCACGAGTGTGACCCTGTTTCctgcatgtggtgtgtgtgctgtgccttTAAGGGTCTGAACCAGGGATGTGAAAGAGGTGAGCGCCCCAGCTGAGTGCTTCTGCTCTTCCGGTCCACTGTGTCCTGACTCACGGTGTCGCTGTGGAAGAGCGGCGCCAaccctctggttccccctcagggaaacacccagaatgcactggggCCAGAGGCCACTGGACCGGAAACACAGGACTCAGACGGGTggagtcacttctacatttaatACATGCATCAAAGTGCACAGACAAGAAAGTAAACCATGTggggttaaataaaaacataacgtATACAGTCACACAATGTGTTGGTCATTTAGGAGTCACGCCCACTtacactaaataaaatgtacctgTTGACAGCAACAATAAAAGGCCCACGCTAAGATGGCTGCTCTCTCACTGTGCTCTCTCAGGTGTGTCTGACTACAGGAAGAAAGGCCCAGGTGAGCTTCCCACTcccttgtctgtctgtctgtctgtctgtctgtgtgcctgtctgcCTCTCCGGTCGCCTCGTCCCTCACAGACAGGACCTCTCCTTTGCGGCGTTGCCCCGAGTGATGGAGTCGCTGTGCCTCTCCAtcctcaggaggaggcgtggcctcggctccATCCTCAGGAGGAGGCGTCACGACGTCTTCAGGTCGTTTACGTCAGAAAGacgagcagcaacacacacgctCCGGGACCAAAGAATCCTGCTCAAAGGTTCTGGCTCCAGTCAAAGTCTGCAAGGTTCTATGAGAACATGAACACCAAGTGGTTCTCCAAAAGTATTTATCGTTGGGCGAAAATGGGCTCAGTCATCGTCAGATTATAACATATTACACTGTTAGATTATTGCTATTGACGCATTTTAATGTTCATTCGTGACATTGCTGTGTGGTTTAATTATAACATGCttctttatatttcatttgcttatttaataaataaataaaactatctGCAATAAATTCAGTcgagtgaaaataaatatatttcctgGAGTACCTTGACTTCCGGTTCAAGGAAGTGTCGCttataaatgatgtcatccaggtcaAGGTTCAGATCAGAGAATAAAGATGGACGCATACTGCGCCGTATATGATCACACAGTACCGAGTGTTTTACTTAGACAACTAAATGTCAGTCCACACACGTAAATATTACATGGTGTCAGAATAGTTTGCTTCTCATTGAACCTGACGACGGAAGATGGAGAACGCAGGCGTCCCCACGCCACGGATGTATTGGGAGTCATCTAACCTGCCCGACGCATGGAGAAAGTTTCGCCAACATGTGGAGCTAATGTTTTCCGGCCCGCTAAGcgctaaagaggaggaagaaaagtgcaGTTATCTACTCCTGTGGATCGGTGAGAAAGGCAGAGATGTATACAACACATGGACCCTCACGGCAGATGAGAGAAAGGTCCTCCAAACATACTATGGGAAGTTTGAAGCACATGTAACGCCCAAAGCTAACCCCATTTTCGCGTGATATAAATTCCATGAAAAGATACAAATGGATTGTGAAAGTTTTGACCAGTTTGTGACTGAGCTAAAGCTGCTAGTAAAGGACTGCAACTACCCTCACGCTGATGAGATGATTAGAGACCGGATTGTTTTAGCTACAAACTCTCCAAGAGTCCGGGAGAAATTACTCTGTCATGGTCCGGATCTAACGCTCGAGAAAGCGATCGACATTGCGCGCTCACACGAGCTATCGCAGCAGCAGCTAAAGACGATGGGTTTCCCCGCTGCTCACACAGCCAGCCAGTCTGTCCATGCAGTTAGCAGAAGGCCGTTCAGTTCCGAACAAAGATACGGACGAAAGTTTACTGGCGGCAACGACAGCAACAGCGTCACGCACGGCGAGGAGTGTGGAGCATGCGGAAGagaacacggaggaggaggagtgtccCGCGAAAGGACGTCAGTGTAACAAGTGCAAGAAGCCCAACCACTTTGCTAATATGTGTAGGACGAAAACACAGTATCAGCCAACAAAGTACAAGCCCAAGCGAGTGCATACTGTTAGAAAGCACGGAACAGGTACCAGTGGATCTGTACATTGACACTATTATCAAGAAAAACGAAAATACAGCAAGGGAACAGGCATTTGCAGAGGTGGAAATAGGGAAGGCAAGGCACAAGCTAAAGCTCAAGATAGATACAGGTGCCCAGGCTAATGTGATACCAgtaaacatatttcacaaaatattagGAAGTATTACATTAGGTCCATCAGGCAATATCTCAGGATATGGTGGACAGAGACTTGAAGTGAAAGGAACTTGCAAGTTAGCATGCAGATACAGGCAGAAAACAGCCATGTTAGATTTTGACATAGTGTATGCAGAGAATGCCCCACCTGTATTGGGCCGACGTGCATGTTTAGATTTAAACATGATCAAGCTAGTGCACATGGTTGACGCACAACCAAAAACACGCCAGCATCACAGAAGAGTTTGCTGACGATTTGAAGGCATTGGACTTTCCTGGAGAATGCACCTTTCACCTTAAACCCTCAGCAACACCGGTGGTGTGCCCACCACGCCGCATCCCATATGCCCTGCGCAACAGACTCAAAGATGAGCTTGATGATatggaaaaaaaggacataATCCAAAAGGTCACAGAGCCGACTGAGTGGGTAAATGCACTAGTGGCAGTGGAAAAACCTAAAACAGGAAAGCTTAGGGTGTGTTTAGATCCCCGCGCCCTAAACAAAGCTATCCAGAGACCCCACTATCCACTTCCCACTCGAGATGATGTCACACCAAGACTAGCTGGAGCACAGTACTTCAGTGTACTAGACGCTAGATCTGGATACTGGACAATAAAACTCAGCCAGGAATCATCCATGCTGACCACGTTCAACAGCATCTACGGCAGATATCGGTTCAACAGGCTCCCGTTTGGAATCATTTGTGCACAGGATGAGTTCCAGAGGAGAGTTGACGAGGCCTACGAGGGGCTTCAAGGTGTCGCAGCCATAGTGGATGACATTCTGGTGTATGGCCGCACTAAAGAGGAGCACGATGCCAACCTGCGCGCCATGctggagagaaccagagagaatgAATAAAGCTCAACAAAGACAAAAGCATCATCTGCGTAACTGAGGTGAGCTACTTTGGACATAAACTGACAAGAGAAGGCATCAAGCCCCCAGCAAAGTCAAAGCAATTAAAGAAATGAGCCCCCCACGCAGCAAAGCTGGAGACCATACTGGGCATGGTCACCTACCTCTCCAAGTTTGCACCCAGACTTTCAGAGACAGTCGCCCCGCTCAGACAACTGCTGAAAGAGAACAGTGAGTTCATGTGGGACTCAAACCAAGACGTTGCATTCCAGCAAATGAAAGACTTCCTAACACAGGAGCCCGGCCCAGTGCTCACATACTTCGACCACACAAAAGAGGTGAAACTACAGGTCGATGCTTAAAAATGCGGCTTAGGAGCAGTTTTGCTTCAGGGAGAAAAACCAGTCGCATACGCATCCAAGACACTGAATGAGACCGAAGAAAATTACGCTCAAATTGAAAAAGAGCTGTACGCAGTGCTCTGTGGATGCACGCGCTTTCACCAATATCTGTACGGACGACAGGTGACTGTCGAGTCAGACCACAAACCGTTGGAGTCAATCATGCAGAAACCCTTGGCAGCAGCACCGCCGCGCCTACAGCGCATGATACTGCAACTACAAAGGTACGACATTACCATGACACACAAGCCTGGAAAACAAATCCCGGTCGCGGACGCGCTCTCCAGAAGGCCGGTTGAGTGTAATGATAACTCTTTAAGTGAAGGCATGGATTTACAACCATCCGTGATCAGCAGTGCACCGTGAGTGATCGCAAAATGGCAGAAATCAAAGCCGCCACAGCACAAGATGAGCAACTCTCAATGTTGAGACAAGTTATCCAAGCAGGATGACCCGAGTCAAACAAACGATGTCCGTCTGCTATCGCTGAGGATTGGAATCATCGGGACGAGATATCAGAGACTAATGGGATCCTGCTCAAAGGTGAGAAAATCATCGTGCCTCACTCACTCAGAGCTGAAATGCTTTCACGCATACACACAGGACACTTAGGGATGGAGAAGTGTAAGCAGCGAGCAAGAGACGTCCTGTTTGGCCAGGAATGTGCAAACGGATAGAGGCACTAGTCGGATCTTGCAGCATCTGCCTTGAGCGGCGCAGCTCCAATGCAAAGGAACCGATGCTCTCACATCCTATCCCAGACGACCTTGGCAAACAGGAGCCACAGACTTGTTCACATGGAACAGTATTGACTTTATAGTTCTATTATAGCAGGTACTTTGAGGTAGAGAAAATCACCAACCTCACATCTACAACCGTCATAAAAAAGCTGAAATCCATGTTCGCCAGATTTGGAATACCACAGACAGTCGTCAGTGACAATGGACCTTGCTACAGTTCACAAGAGTTCAGAGGTTTCGCTCACGATGGACTTTGAGCATACCACAAGCAGCCCGCTGGACCCGCAGAGGAATGGTTTGGCTGAAAAGACTGTTCAGACTGTCAAAGCCCTCATGGACAAAGCACATGCACAGCAGATAGACCCGTACCTCAGTTTACTGgaatacataaacacaccaGTTGATGGACTGAAGTCGCCAGCGCAGCTGCTGATGAGCAGGCGTTTGCGCTCAATTCTACCAGCACAGAGAAACAACTGCAACCTGAACTGGTCTGTCGCAGCGTCGTTCACAGCAGAAGGCAACTGTGCCAGCAGAGACAGAAACAATATGACGACAGGAATGCTACGACACGACCGGCACTCCCAGAAGGAGCTATGGTCCGCTTCCAGCTTCCAACAGGGACATGGGAACCCGCAACAGTCGTCGAGCCAGCAGGTACCCAGAGATCCTACAATATTCGCACTGATGGAGGTCACACGCTCAGGCGTAACCGGCGTCACCTCTTGCAGACGTGTGAAAGTGGAGCTGACCCGGTACTTCCACCGAACAACCACCAGATGGAGGTTGAGGACACTGAGTCTCAAGCAGCACAGCAGGACCCTGCAGGTCATACAGGTTCCAAAGAGCCACCAGACTGGACGACCACGAGATCAGGCCGCATCTCAAAGCCACCAGACAGATTGAACTTGTGATACCCAGCATTAGAAAAACTGAGGGATATGTTCATGAGAATGTTACATTTATCATAGTTGAAATGCCATTGAGTCACAGCTGTTCATATGATAACTGATAGTTTGTGTATCCTTCAGTAATCCAATGTTCTTGCAGATTTGGCATACATAACTGCCcatattcagtttgttttgaaatgtttaagtaaGTGATGTTTACTATTTAATTTGGCAGCTATAGTCATGTTTATTTCAAAAGAAGGGGGATGTAGTACCTTGACTTCCGGTTCAAGGAAGTGTCGCTtgtaaatgatgtcatccaggtggGTGTTCAGATCGGAGAATAAAGATGGACGATACTGCGCCGTATATGATCACGCGAATACCGAGTGTCTTACTTAGACAATTAAATGTCAGTACACACACGTAAATATTACAGCTCTTAGATCTGATCACAAACGCCACACTATATACACGATATGCTGttatgttgtcatggtaacaggatGTATTCAAGCCCTACAGTCTCTCACACTCGAGCTCTTAACAGGTGACGTCAGGGagcctttgagggttcagggtttattatatattaaaatgttattgtattgggtcatccaacaacaacagaacacaccagcCTCGACCTTTAGTCTGACTTTTCAACATGTAAACGTCTAAACAGAATGAAAGTCCatcaccaggtggcgctagaggaccACCAAACCAGAGAGAGTCCAAGCCTGCAGACTGGAGAACTGTCGTCCAGCtgggttttctcttttctttactgCTCACATGAACGTCTCActtgtgtcaaaataaaacctttttataacaacatgatgcagacatttaaattcatctctcaaagcatcaacagcacactgaatgccctttgtttacctttttccttttctcacaGAGGGTTCCAGTGCATTCAATCTACTCTCCTTTCAATAAATACGGATCGTGGTGAGGGGGTGCACAAATCAAGGCCTGGCGAAGGAATCCAAGTCTTGTATTTGTGTACACAACAAACATAATGTCGGACTCTCTTCAGTTCTCATCAGCTTCATCccgcctgcactgctgagtgggaaTTGTAGTCTTTCACCCCGGCTGGTTTGTAGTCCTCAAGGCAACCACCGGGAATTAAGCACTCttcctctgatgacatcacaatacacaacagagcagaaggtgtacatgttgtttcacaaaaaacacacagagcagcagaaTGATGCAGGAATCAACACAGTTACTTCTGACTATTCCAGGTAAGTTTCACATCTTTAACATAttgtcatgtatttattattcattgttGACGGTGTGGCGAGACAAGGGTGTGGTTTGAGTTCTAGAGGACTATCCAATCCTATTAGTAGCACAACAACGACACCTTATGAATGTCCCGAAAGAGGAAGTTGTGCCCCAGCATCAGCAACTGAAAAGGGCCGATTCATGAtactgaggagcaggagacgTGGTTCACTAAACAATCTTCATTTTTACACTCAATAATCACAACAAAGATTATAGTACACACCAACTGTTACTAATAAAAGAGCCATATATACAACTATTTatagagagatgtgtgtgacctctgtgagatgtctcctggcCAAATGAATGTCATGGAGCATTGTTTATTGGATAGAAATACATATGTCATGAATatagaaatgtatatttattcatgtatttaaatatatatattttttcaatttgtatatatattaggctgtggaacgattacaattttaatcgggttaaccaaggtgtttctgtggattaaccATGTTTAATCATGTCACCATATTCTCGTATATTTTTGTGATAGCATAGTATCCATGGCAAAGACGCagattatttaaatattctttTTGTTCATAAAAAACAAGTAATGGTGCTGTAACCGCatagttatttagcagtttatgaacattaatataaccattccaaacagaatgtttaaacagaacatgtttctctttaaTAACCACACACCATGAATATTAACTAAAGGCCCCGCCTAGCTAGTCTTCCTTAGCCATTGGTGAGGCAACTAATCTGTTCAGCATTCTCTGACAGTAAAGCTATCCGCTTTTGTAATAATGTCCCATGATTGAGAAGTCAGTCTTTCTACATGGAACCGGAAGAAGGAGTGGCTGGGTATTTATGGCGCTAGTGAGGCTAACTGCTGATGGAGAGCTCCTGAATGAGATGAGCACCACCAAGGCAGTCTCACACCAATGCTGGGCTCTGCCTCCGTAGGGCTCTGTGAGGGCTGCTGCACCTCTTCATCTGATTCAGGAATCTGATTTCCACCAGAAGGCTCATTTTCTTGGGTGGCCCATCTTCAGCAGCTTGTGTCAGCTCCCTGGCCCTGTGACTGTTCCTAGCAATCTCTCATGTGTAGTAAAACCACACCCTGTCTCCCACTCGTAGGCTTCCTTGTGGTTCAAAATGGATCCAGCACTGCTGTAAATCTGAGCTATTCATTGTTGTATTTTCTTGGCGGGAGGCTAGGTCTGTCTTGAATGCCCACCCCTCACCACATATGGGTCTCGGGACTCTAATAGCATGATGCAGGTGGTAGAGTGCAGGTAGTACCACAGAGCAGGAGATACAGGGCCCCCACCtagaatttaaatatataccagtggaaacacaaggacacacaataAGATGCTGGAGAGGTGAGAGATACTGTTATTAAAACAgacatacaaatataatttgAATTTAATCTTGACTTCCTAGTGGAGCACTTTGAAATATATTGTTtgaaggtgctatataaatagttattattattattcaaccACTTAATGTTAGAATAGTCACATTATCATGGATTGCTTACTTGCAGGGCTTCTAGGAAGAGACCAGTCTCAGTTCCATTCTGTTGTGTCAGTATCACTAGTTTGTGGTTCGGTTGGTCCAGGGCTGCCGTCACTGCATCCGACAGGATCACGCTAACCAATATGTCCAGCGCGAGTTCCAGCGGCGGGACGCCTCGGATCAGTGGTCACGTTTTACGCGGTTCTCTTGCTCATGCTGACCTGCCGTGTTTGCTGGCTGTAAGCAGCGGCCGGCTACTGGACACTTGACAACGACAGTTCCGCTGTCAGCGAGGCTCACGGTGATGCTTCTGCAAATGATATGGCGTAACGTATGTGTCTATATGGTAGAACATATTATGCAGGCACTGTCTGTCCCTATAGTCGCTATTTCTGATCAATTGCCCAGTTGTTGCAAATAGTTTTGAACTGTTCAGCACATGCCTCCTGCAAAGTGGCGCTCGGCTTTCATATCGCTAGTGCAAACGACTTTAATTTCCATTGTCGATATTGGAGCAAAAAGTTACAATTCCAgatagttattattatcatagtCCAGTGATCCCCCACAGCGCCATACGTTCCGTGAGCAGCCAAGTCTTTTTCCTTTGTTTTCAGTTTCATAGCTCTCGTGGATTTTAGCTGCGATGCGCCTTTATGTGCTTTGATGCTCGGGTCCCCTGCTGCTCGCAATGGGTGGTCTCTATCCAACAATATTAATCATTCCACAGCTTTTGCAATCCATTCCGCAACTGTGCTCGTTAGCTTGTCACAGGCAGACTTAGTGAGGGGCCGACGTTGTTCAGTGAGGGTGGTTTGGCGCATTCCACTCACCTCACCGGCAAACCCATGCTTCGCGTTGAGATGGTACTTAAGGCTGGTTGTGCTATGGTGAAGC
This portion of the Pseudoliparis swirei isolate HS2019 ecotype Mariana Trench chromosome 8, NWPU_hadal_v1, whole genome shotgun sequence genome encodes:
- the LOC130198209 gene encoding tripartite motif-containing protein 16-like isoform X1; its protein translation is MEQKGVQLDRETFSCSICLDLLKDPVTIPCGHSYCMNCIKAHWEEEEGKKLLSCPQCRQTFTLRPVLLKNTMLAALVEQLKKTGLQAAPADHCYAGAEDVACDVCTGRRLKAFKSCLVCLASYCEKHLQRHYDSPPLKKHKLVEPSNQLQENICSRHKEEMKIFCSTEQQCICYLCLMDEHKGHDTVSAAAERTERQRELEGSRLNIQQRIQDREKDLKLLHQEVEALNLSADKTVEDSEKIFTELIRLMENRSSDVKQQVRSRQRTEVSRVQELQEKLEQEITELKRNEAELKLLSHTEDLKQFYPLLHTPHCHHAESTHSSGIDIRPLRHFEDVTAAVSEVRDKLQDVLGDKWTNVSLAVTEVDVLLSPSQAEPETRAGFLRYSCDITLDPNTANTRLLLSDGNRKATLMSKEQSYSSHSERFTTRWQVLSRESLTGRCYWEVKWRGGVYVAVSYKNISRTGSMDECGFGYNNKSWALRCDNDSFIFLHNKVQTPVSGPQSSRLGVYLDHRAGVLSFYSVSDTMTLLHRVQTTFTQPLYAGLWLFYSHGVTAEFSKLK